One window of Candidatus Mycobacterium wuenschmannii genomic DNA carries:
- a CDS encoding peptidylprolyl isomerase, with translation MPSNEQRRASAKRKLERQLERRAQQARRRRTLAIIGGSVAVVIVAAAVGVVVFKSSNDDKKASAGADTSATSAPSVTGPPLPPFKANPDIGANCQYPAAQQAAKEVKPPRTGKVPTDPAQVSVSMVTSEGHIGLLLANNESPCTVNSFASLAQQKFFDDTKCHRLTTAPSLGVLQCGDPSADGTGGPGYQFANEYPTDQYPPGDPALQQPVIYPRGTIAMANSGPNTNGSQFFLVYKDSQLPPNYTVFGKIQQDGLSTLDKIAKGGVAGGGSDGPPATEVTIKSVLLD, from the coding sequence GTGCCGAGCAACGAACAGCGACGAGCGTCAGCCAAGCGCAAATTGGAACGGCAGCTCGAACGCCGCGCCCAGCAAGCCCGTCGCCGCCGGACCCTGGCCATCATCGGAGGATCGGTCGCCGTGGTGATCGTGGCCGCCGCGGTCGGTGTCGTCGTCTTCAAGTCGAGCAATGACGACAAGAAGGCCTCGGCCGGCGCCGACACTTCGGCCACCTCCGCACCGAGCGTGACAGGTCCGCCGCTGCCGCCCTTCAAGGCGAACCCCGACATCGGCGCCAACTGCCAGTACCCGGCGGCCCAGCAGGCGGCCAAGGAGGTCAAGCCGCCGCGGACCGGCAAGGTTCCTACCGATCCCGCCCAGGTCAGTGTCAGCATGGTGACCAGCGAGGGCCACATCGGACTGCTGCTCGCGAACAACGAATCACCATGCACCGTCAACAGTTTCGCGAGCCTGGCGCAGCAGAAGTTCTTCGACGACACCAAGTGCCACCGGCTGACCACGGCACCGTCACTCGGGGTGCTGCAGTGCGGTGACCCCAGCGCCGACGGCACCGGCGGGCCCGGTTACCAATTCGCCAACGAATACCCGACCGACCAGTACCCACCGGGCGATCCGGCGTTGCAGCAGCCGGTCATCTACCCGCGGGGAACCATCGCGATGGCGAACAGCGGCCCGAACACCAACGGCAGCCAATTCTTCTTGGTGTACAAGGACTCTCAGCTGCCGCCGAACTACACAGTGTTCGGCAAGATCCAGCAGGACGGACTGTCCACCCTGGACAAGATCGCCAAGGGCGGCGTCGCCGGCGGCGGGTCGGACGGACCGCCGGCCACCGAAGTCACCATCAAGTCGGTGCTGCTGGACTGA
- a CDS encoding MBL fold metallo-hydrolase, whose translation MLITGFPAGLLQCNCYVLAPHPGADAIVVDPGQRAMGQLRRVLDTNRLTPAAVLLTHGHIDHIWSAQKVSDTFGCPTYIHPEDRFMLTDPIKDFGPKLAQLFMSAIFREPKQVVELDRDGDKIDLAGIGVTVDHTPGHTRGSVTFRVSGDKEMVFTGDTLFQRSVGRTDLFGGSGRDLLRSIVDKLLVLDDATVVLPGHGNATTIGDERRFNPFIEGLG comes from the coding sequence GTGTTGATCACCGGATTCCCCGCCGGGTTGCTGCAGTGCAACTGCTACGTGCTGGCACCGCACCCCGGGGCGGACGCCATCGTCGTTGACCCCGGCCAACGGGCCATGGGTCAATTGCGGCGCGTCCTGGACACGAATCGGCTGACACCTGCCGCCGTGCTGCTCACCCACGGCCACATCGACCACATCTGGTCGGCGCAGAAAGTCTCCGACACATTCGGCTGCCCGACCTACATCCATCCCGAAGACCGCTTCATGCTGACCGACCCGATCAAGGACTTCGGGCCCAAGCTGGCGCAACTCTTCATGTCCGCGATCTTCCGCGAGCCCAAGCAGGTCGTCGAACTCGACCGCGACGGCGACAAGATCGACCTGGCCGGGATCGGCGTCACCGTGGACCACACGCCGGGCCACACCCGCGGCTCGGTGACGTTCCGGGTCAGTGGCGACAAAGAAATGGTGTTCACCGGCGACACGCTGTTCCAGCGGTCGGTCGGGCGCACCGACCTGTTCGGCGGCAGCGGCCGCGACCTGCTGCGCTCGATCGTCGACAAGCTGCTGGTGCTCGATGACGCCACCGTGGTGCTGCCGGGCCACGGCAATGCCACCACCATCGGCGATGAGCGACGCTTCAACCCGTTCATCGAGGGGCTTGGATGA
- the hisS gene encoding histidine--tRNA ligase translates to MSEFSAPKGVPDYVPPESAQFVAVRSGLLNAARLAGYSDIELPIFEDTALFARGVGESTDVVSKEMYTFADRGDRSVTLRPEGTAGVVRAVIEHGLDRGALPVKLCYSGPFFRYERPQAGRYRQLQQVGVEAIGVDDPALDAEVIAVADAGFRSLGLDGFRLEITSLGDDTCRPQYRELLQDFLFHLDLDEETRKRAEINPLRVLDDKRPEVKAMTADAPVMLDHLSDAAKQHFDTVLAHLDGLGVPYVINPRMVRGLDYYTKTTFEFVHDGLGAQSGIGGGGRYDGLMRQLGGQDLSGIGFGLGVDRALLALRAEGKDVGPTARCDVFGAPLGELAKLRLAVLAGQLRAAGVRVDLAYGDRGLKGAMRAADRSGARVALVAGDRDIEAGTIGIKDLTTGEQVDVAADAVVAEVLSRLDR, encoded by the coding sequence ATGAGTGAATTCAGCGCACCCAAGGGCGTCCCGGATTATGTTCCGCCGGAGTCGGCGCAGTTCGTCGCCGTCCGGTCCGGCCTGCTGAACGCCGCACGTCTGGCCGGCTACAGCGACATCGAGCTGCCGATCTTCGAGGACACCGCGCTGTTCGCCCGTGGCGTGGGGGAGTCGACGGATGTGGTGTCGAAGGAGATGTACACCTTCGCCGACCGCGGCGACCGTTCGGTGACGCTGCGGCCGGAGGGCACCGCCGGCGTGGTGCGAGCGGTGATCGAGCACGGCCTCGACCGCGGCGCGCTGCCGGTCAAGCTCTGTTACTCCGGCCCGTTCTTCCGCTACGAACGTCCGCAGGCGGGCCGCTACCGCCAGTTGCAGCAGGTCGGCGTAGAGGCCATCGGCGTCGACGACCCCGCGCTCGACGCGGAGGTGATCGCCGTCGCCGACGCCGGGTTCCGCTCGCTGGGCCTCGACGGGTTCCGCCTCGAGATCACGTCGCTGGGAGACGACACCTGCCGGCCGCAATACCGGGAACTGTTGCAGGACTTCCTCTTTCATCTCGATCTCGACGAAGAGACGCGTAAGCGCGCCGAGATCAATCCGCTGCGGGTGCTCGACGACAAGCGGCCCGAGGTCAAGGCGATGACAGCCGATGCACCCGTGATGCTCGACCACCTCTCCGACGCGGCCAAGCAACACTTCGACACCGTGCTGGCCCACCTCGACGGGCTCGGCGTGCCGTATGTCATCAACCCGCGGATGGTTCGCGGGCTTGACTACTACACCAAGACCACCTTCGAGTTCGTCCATGACGGGCTGGGCGCGCAGTCCGGTATCGGCGGCGGCGGTCGCTACGACGGATTGATGCGGCAACTCGGCGGACAAGACTTGTCCGGCATCGGGTTTGGGCTCGGGGTCGACCGGGCGCTGCTGGCGCTGCGCGCCGAAGGCAAGGACGTCGGTCCGACGGCGCGGTGTGACGTCTTCGGGGCTCCGCTCGGTGAATTGGCGAAGTTGCGGCTGGCGGTGCTGGCCGGGCAACTGCGCGCGGCCGGGGTGCGGGTCGACCTGGCCTACGGCGACCGTGGCCTCAAAGGCGCGATGCGCGCGGCGGACCGGTCCGGCGCCCGGGTGGCGCTGGTGGCGGGCGACCGCGACATCGAGGCGGGGACGATCGGCATCAAGGACCTGACGACCGGGGAGCAGGTCGACGTGGCGGCCGATGCCGTTGTGGCCGAGGTGTTGTCGCGGCTCGACCGTTAG
- a CDS encoding acyl-CoA dehydrogenase family protein: MTESVAEFAQRARVWLADNMPRIADPGNPPYADRGEADSWEHVRRLQRRLHDGGFAGICFPTEYGGLGLDIAYQKAFDDESIDYEMPLILNTPTFTICCATILDTGSEEQKRQHISGALRGDEVLVQLLSEPSGGSDLAGVITRAERRGDKWIINGAKTWSTGAFAADYGLLLARTNWDVPKHEGLTMFLAPLDSPGITLRRITQVNGSTEFCEEFFDDLELGDDAVVGEVDKGWEVASRQLYHERRAVGGGSEFASGSGAENNQEQAPDYHAMIRASGLADNERVRELAGRALTRRAVWEQLIDHVYHGVLDGSLPATGGSLIRLFQAEEVQLEIDTALGIAGSAGVVDEPADLMSIGERYLSRQTAALGGGTTEMARNVIGERILGFPREFAADRGVPFNQVKHGRS, translated from the coding sequence ATGACGGAGTCGGTGGCGGAGTTCGCCCAGCGGGCCCGGGTGTGGCTTGCCGACAACATGCCGCGCATCGCCGACCCGGGCAACCCGCCCTACGCCGATCGCGGCGAGGCCGACTCCTGGGAACACGTCCGCCGATTGCAGCGACGCCTGCACGACGGCGGGTTCGCCGGGATCTGTTTCCCGACCGAATACGGCGGCCTCGGTCTCGACATCGCCTACCAGAAGGCGTTCGACGACGAGAGCATCGACTACGAGATGCCGCTGATCCTCAACACGCCGACCTTCACCATCTGTTGCGCAACGATTCTCGACACCGGCAGCGAAGAGCAGAAGCGGCAACACATTTCGGGGGCCCTACGCGGTGACGAGGTGCTGGTCCAGTTGCTCTCCGAACCCAGCGGCGGCTCGGACCTCGCTGGGGTGATCACCCGCGCCGAGCGCCGCGGCGACAAGTGGATCATCAACGGCGCTAAGACCTGGAGCACCGGCGCCTTCGCCGCCGACTACGGCCTGTTGCTCGCCCGGACCAACTGGGACGTGCCCAAGCACGAGGGCCTGACGATGTTCCTGGCACCGCTGGACAGCCCGGGCATCACGCTGCGCCGCATCACACAGGTCAACGGCTCCACCGAATTCTGCGAGGAGTTCTTCGACGACCTCGAACTCGGCGACGACGCGGTGGTCGGTGAGGTCGACAAGGGCTGGGAGGTGGCCTCGCGTCAGCTCTACCACGAGCGCCGTGCGGTGGGCGGCGGCTCGGAATTCGCCAGTGGCAGCGGCGCCGAGAACAACCAGGAACAGGCGCCCGATTACCACGCGATGATTCGGGCGTCCGGTCTCGCCGACAACGAGCGGGTCCGCGAGCTGGCCGGTCGCGCGCTCACCCGACGGGCGGTGTGGGAGCAGCTGATCGACCACGTCTACCACGGCGTGCTGGACGGGTCACTGCCCGCGACCGGGGGCTCGCTGATCCGGCTGTTCCAGGCCGAGGAGGTACAGCTCGAGATCGACACCGCATTGGGCATCGCCGGCAGCGCCGGCGTCGTCGACGAGCCGGCCGATCTGATGTCGATCGGCGAACGCTACCTGTCGCGACAGACCGCGGCGCTCGGGGGCGGCACAACGGAGATGGCGCGCAACGTGATTGGCGAGCGCATCCTCGGCTTCCCCCGTGAATTCGCCGCCGACCGCGGGGTGCCGTTCAATCAGGTCAAACACGGCCGATCCTGA
- a CDS encoding purple acid phosphatase family protein, which translates to MVDESPRQDTSPPRITRRTLLTTGAATTLLGAGLGAGGVALLGTPGRAPSLWSQPTRSGAQPVGGLHLQFGRDASSEVVVSWHTTDAVSNPRVMAGTSTGGFGRTVTAETRTYRDAKSKTEVRVHHARLDNLAPDTDYVYAAVHDGTNPELGTVRTAPSGRSPLRFTSFGDQATPTLGRLNKKSYVSDNLGSPAAGDITTAIEKLGPLFNLVNGDLCYANLAHDRIRTWSDWFDNNTRSARYRPWMPAAGNHENELGNGPIGFAAYQTYFALPDSRSDGELRGLWYSFTAGSVRIISLNNDDICYQDGGNTYVHGYSGGAQKRWLETELASARADKRVDWVIVCMHQTAVSTADHTNGADLGIRQEWLPLFDRYQVDLVVCGHEHHYERTHPLRGTQDTEARTPIPVSDHGDVIDTTKGTVHVVIGGGGTSSPSNGLFFPEPRCRVVTGLGSDLDSIGRKKPVYVVEDAPWSAFRDGEHPYGFVAFDVDPGSPGGNTTIKATHYAVTGPYGAISEVEHFTLTRPRGG; encoded by the coding sequence CGCCCGGTCGCGCTCCGAGCCTGTGGTCCCAGCCGACTCGCAGCGGCGCCCAGCCGGTGGGCGGCCTGCATCTGCAATTCGGCCGCGATGCGTCCTCGGAGGTCGTCGTCTCGTGGCACACGACCGACGCCGTCAGCAATCCGCGCGTCATGGCCGGGACCTCGACGGGCGGATTCGGCCGCACGGTGACCGCCGAAACGCGCACCTACCGGGACGCGAAATCGAAAACCGAGGTCCGGGTGCATCACGCCAGGCTCGACAACCTCGCCCCGGACACCGACTATGTGTACGCCGCGGTGCACGACGGCACCAACCCTGAGCTCGGCACCGTACGGACCGCCCCGTCCGGGCGAAGTCCGTTGCGATTCACGAGCTTTGGCGATCAGGCCACCCCGACGCTGGGCCGGCTGAACAAGAAGAGCTACGTCAGCGACAACCTGGGCTCGCCGGCGGCCGGCGATATCACTACCGCAATCGAGAAGCTCGGCCCGCTGTTCAACCTGGTCAACGGCGACCTCTGCTACGCCAACCTCGCACACGACCGCATCCGCACCTGGTCGGACTGGTTCGACAACAACACTCGCTCCGCGCGCTATCGCCCGTGGATGCCCGCGGCGGGCAACCACGAGAACGAATTGGGTAACGGCCCCATCGGATTCGCCGCCTACCAGACCTATTTCGCCCTGCCCGACTCGCGCTCCGACGGCGAGCTTCGCGGTCTGTGGTACTCCTTCACGGCCGGCTCGGTACGCATCATCAGCCTCAACAACGACGACATCTGCTATCAGGACGGCGGCAACACCTACGTGCACGGCTATTCCGGGGGCGCGCAAAAGCGTTGGCTGGAAACCGAACTCGCGAGCGCGCGTGCCGACAAGCGGGTCGACTGGGTGATCGTGTGCATGCACCAGACCGCGGTGTCGACGGCCGATCACACCAACGGCGCCGACCTGGGCATCCGGCAGGAATGGCTGCCGCTGTTCGACCGCTATCAGGTCGACCTCGTGGTCTGCGGTCACGAGCACCATTACGAGCGCACCCATCCACTGCGCGGCACCCAGGACACCGAGGCCAGGACGCCGATTCCGGTGTCCGACCACGGCGATGTCATCGACACGACCAAAGGGACCGTTCACGTGGTCATCGGTGGAGGCGGCACATCGTCACCGTCGAACGGCCTGTTCTTCCCGGAACCGCGCTGTCGGGTGGTCACCGGGCTGGGCTCCGACCTCGACTCGATCGGGCGCAAGAAGCCCGTTTACGTGGTCGAAGACGCGCCCTGGTCGGCATTCAGGGACGGCGAGCACCCCTACGGCTTCGTCGCGTTCGACGTCGACCCCGGATCGCCGGGTGGCAATACGACGATCAAGGCCACCCACTACGCCGTCACCGGGCCCTACGGCGCGATCAGCGAGGTCGAGCACTTCACCCTGACACGGCCCCGCGGCGGCTGA